In one window of Microtus pennsylvanicus isolate mMicPen1 chromosome 2, mMicPen1.hap1, whole genome shotgun sequence DNA:
- the Znf623 gene encoding zinc finger protein 623 — MMSDKLTVLEPSASEPGEFHEDRLAPLLGNPERQSLESPPSQEGGFKQITVTHWKIQTGETAQLCSKSGRNPVLNSNLLILQRELIEGETRSCGVGGRSFPFNSNVVPHPISHTGEKPYQCDHCGKGFSQNSLLTEHQRVHAGDRLSVCNVCGKDLIHYADLVEHQRAHSGEKPFKCAQCGKAFCHSSDLLRHQRVHTRERPFECKECGKGFSQSSLLIRHQRIHTGERPYECNECGKSFIRSSSLIRHYQIHTEVKQYECRDCGKAFRHRSDLIEHQRIHTGERPFECHECGKAFIRSSKLIQHQRIHTGERPYVCNECGKRFSQTSNFTQHQRIHTGEKLYECKECGKAFFLSSYLIRHQKIHTGERVYECKECGKAFLQKAHLTEHQKIHTGDRPFECKDCGKAFIQSSKLLLHQIVHTGEKPYVCSYCGKGFIQRSNFLQHQKTHTKEKLHQYGQHGTDLTPPPDLVHHEDLSLSKTSLHLGEASTDQGCHAGHL, encoded by the coding sequence ATGATGTCTGACAAACTTACAGTGCTGGAGCCTTCCGCCTCAGAGCCCGGGGAGTTTCATGAAGACAGGTTAGCGCCGCTGTTGGGGAATCCAGAAAGACAGAGCCTCGAGAGTCCCCCCTCTCAGGAGGGGGGCTTCAAACAGATAACAGTGACCCACTGGAAAATCCAAACAGGAGAGACAGCCCAGCTATGCAGTAAGTCAGGAAGAAACCCTGTTCTCAACTCAAACCTTCTGATCCTTCAGAGAGAGCTCATAGAAGGGGAGACCCGTTCTTGTGGTGTTGGTGGCAGAAGCTTCCCATTCAATTCAAATGTAGTTCCACATCCAATTTCTCACACGGGGGAGAAGCCTTATCAGTGTGATCACTGTGGGAAAGGCTTCAGTCAAAACTCCCTCCTCACCGAACACCAGAGAGTCCACGCTGGGGACAGGCTCTCTGTGTGCAACGTGTGTGGGAAAGACCTCATTCACTACGCTGACCTAGTTGAGCACCAGCGTGCACACAGCGGCGAGAAGCCGTTCAAGTGTGCACAGTGTGGGAAAGCGTTTTGTCACAGTTCAGACCTGCTTCGACACCAGAGAGTCCACACCAGAGAGAGGCCTTTTGAATGCAAAGAGTGTGGGAAAGGCTTCAGTCAGAGCTCCTTACTCATTCGCCATCAGAGAATTCACACGGGAGAGAGACCCTACGAGTGTAACGAGTGTGGGAAATCTTTCATTCGGAGCTCGAGCCTTATTCGGCACTACCAGATCCACACAGAGGTGAAACAGTATGAATGCAGAGACTGTGGGAAAGCCTTCCGGCACCGTTCGGACCTCATTGAACACCagagaattcacactggagagagacCCTTTGAGTGTCACGAATGTGGGAAGGCCTTTATTCGCAGCTCAAAGCTCATCCAACATCAGAGAATCCATACCGGAGAACGGCCTTACGTGTGCAATGAGTGTGGGAAGCGCTTCAGTCAGACGTCCAACTTCACTCAGCACCAGAGGATCCACACTGGGGAAAAACTCTACGAGTGTAAGGAATGCGGCAAAGCCTTCTTTCTGAGCTCGTACCTCATACGACACCAGAAAATCCACACTGGCGAGCGGGTGTACGAGTGTAAAGAGTGTGGGAAGGCTTTCCTGCAGAAGGCCCACCTCACTGAGCATCAGAAGATCCACACCGGAGACAGACCCTTTGAGTGCAAAGACTGCGGGAAAGCCTTCATCCAGAGCTCCAAGCTGTTGCTGCATCAGATCGTCCACACTGGGGAGAAGCCCTACGTGTGCAGTTACTGTGGGAAAGGCTTTATACAGAGGTCCAACTTCCTTCAGCACCAGAAGACGCACACCAAGGAGAAGCTCCACCAGTACGGTCAGCATGGAACggatctcaccccacccccagacctTGTCCACCATGAGGATCTTTCCCTGAGCAAGACCTCCCTTCATTTGGGAGAGGCATCTACAGATCAGGGGTGTCATGCAGGTCACTTATGA